From the genome of Triticum urartu cultivar G1812 unplaced genomic scaffold, Tu2.1 TuUngrouped_contig_6399, whole genome shotgun sequence, one region includes:
- the LOC125530558 gene encoding transcription elongation factor 1 homolog — protein sequence MPMRSGGEKMGKRKSMSSKMAQRKKPAPKLDTAFCCPFCNHPGGVSCTIDLKLLVASAACYVCEEAYHTTAHHLTEPVDIYHDWIDACEKANQAGDCYKPQRRVGGGDDDDDSDA from the coding sequence ATGCCAATGCGATCTGGTGGTGAGAAGATGGGGAAGCGCAAGTCGATGAGCTCCAAGATGGCTCAGCGGAAGAAGCCGGCGCCCAAGCTGGACACCGCCTTCTGCTGCCCCTTCTGCAACCACCCCGGCGGCGTGTCCTGCACCATCGACCTCAAGCTCTTGGTCGCCAGCGCCGCCTGCTACGTCTGCGAGGAGGCCTACCACACCACGGCGCACCACCTCACCGAGCCCGTCGACATCTACCACGACTGGATCGACGCCTGCGAGAAGGCCAACCAAGCCGGGGACTGCTACAAACCACagcggcgagtcggcggcggcgacgacgacgacgacagcgATGCCTGA